A genomic segment from Polyangium mundeleinium encodes:
- a CDS encoding YbhB/YbcL family Raf kinase inhibitor-like protein, whose amino-acid sequence MLTITSTAFAPNGPIPREHTCEGDDRSPPLTFASVPPGTQSLALIVDDPDAPDPRAPKRTWVHWVVYNLPPTTTGLSAGAELPPSARAGNNDWGRDVYGGPCPPIGRHRYFHKLYALDVILPDLGTPTKAELERAMEGHVLEQAHLVGTYEKAA is encoded by the coding sequence ATGCTGACGATCACGTCCACCGCGTTCGCGCCGAACGGTCCGATCCCGCGGGAGCACACCTGCGAGGGCGACGATCGATCCCCGCCGCTCACCTTTGCGTCGGTCCCGCCGGGCACGCAGAGCTTGGCGCTGATCGTGGACGATCCGGACGCGCCGGATCCACGCGCGCCGAAGCGGACGTGGGTGCACTGGGTCGTCTACAACCTACCGCCCACGACGACGGGCCTCTCCGCAGGCGCGGAGCTCCCTCCGAGCGCGCGGGCGGGGAACAACGACTGGGGCCGCGACGTGTACGGCGGCCCGTGTCCGCCGATCGGGCGGCACCGTTATTTCCACAAGCTCTATGCGCTCGACGTGATCCTGCCGGATCTCGGGACGCCGACGAAGGCCGAGCTCGAGCGCGCCATGGAAGGGCACGTGCTCGAACAGGCGCATCTCGTGGGCACGTACGAAAAAGCCGCTTGA
- a CDS encoding response regulator, producing the protein MRVLVCEDQDAIRRMIETLVGSSGHEVVGVATGAKAVELASTEPFDILLLDLMLPGALDGFEVCARLRALESTKELPIFVISAMDDPESKARVKNAGATAFYSKPFRPLELLNDIRAIAATRK; encoded by the coding sequence ATGCGAGTGCTCGTCTGCGAAGATCAGGACGCCATCCGCCGGATGATCGAGACACTGGTCGGTTCGAGCGGTCACGAGGTGGTGGGCGTCGCCACGGGCGCGAAGGCCGTGGAGCTCGCCTCGACCGAGCCGTTCGACATCCTGCTGCTCGACCTCATGCTCCCCGGCGCGCTCGACGGCTTCGAGGTCTGTGCGCGCCTGCGCGCGCTCGAGTCGACGAAGGAGCTGCCGATCTTCGTGATCAGCGCGATGGACGACCCCGAGTCCAAGGCGCGCGTGAAGAACGCCGGCGCGACCGCGTTTTACTCGAAGCCCTTCCGGCCGCTCGAGCTCCTGAATGACATCAGGGCCATCGCGGCCACGCGCAAATGA
- the trmD gene encoding tRNA (guanosine(37)-N1)-methyltransferase TrmD: MRVDIVTLFPEMFEPFLSTGMVGRAARAGALDVRCANLREHGLGRHRSVDDTPYGGGSGMVIRVDVVVGCIEAVEARTREGREGADAERSHRVLLSPQGSVLDQRKVEALASLPWITLVCGRYEGFDDRVHAFIDEEISLGDFVLAGGEVAAMAIVDACSRLLPGVLGSADSAMHESHSPAMDGLLEYPHYTRPEEFRGMKVPEVLKGGNHAAISAFRREQAEARTAARRPELLERAKRLRAERGSS; encoded by the coding sequence ATGCGTGTCGACATCGTCACCCTCTTCCCCGAGATGTTCGAGCCATTCCTGTCGACGGGGATGGTCGGCCGCGCGGCGCGCGCAGGCGCGCTCGACGTGCGTTGCGCGAACCTGCGCGAGCACGGGCTCGGTCGCCATCGCAGCGTCGACGACACGCCGTATGGCGGCGGGTCCGGCATGGTGATCCGCGTCGATGTCGTGGTCGGCTGCATCGAGGCCGTCGAGGCGCGGACACGTGAGGGACGCGAAGGCGCGGATGCGGAACGCTCGCACCGCGTGCTGCTCTCTCCGCAAGGAAGCGTGCTCGACCAGCGCAAGGTCGAGGCGCTCGCTTCGCTGCCGTGGATCACGCTCGTGTGTGGTCGGTACGAGGGCTTCGATGATCGGGTGCACGCGTTCATCGACGAGGAGATCTCGCTCGGTGACTTCGTGCTCGCGGGCGGCGAGGTGGCGGCGATGGCGATCGTCGACGCGTGCTCGCGTCTTTTGCCCGGCGTGCTCGGCAGCGCCGACTCGGCGATGCACGAGTCGCACAGCCCCGCGATGGACGGGCTGCTCGAATACCCTCACTACACGCGGCCCGAGGAGTTCCGAGGGATGAAGGTGCCCGAGGTGTTGAAAGGCGGTAACCACGCGGCGATCTCGGCCTTTCGGCGCGAGCAGGCCGAGGCGCGCACGGCGGCGCGCAGGCCCGAGCTCCTGGAGCGAGCGAAGCGTCTTCGCGCCGAGCGAGGTTCGTCGTGA
- the hrpB gene encoding ATP-dependent helicase HrpB: MTLPIEPSLPEICTAIAERRRLVLEAPPGAGKTTRVPRALFEAGLAGSGEILVLEPRRLAARMAARRVAEEMGQKLGETVGCTMRFEDVSSPATRIRFVTEGVLTRRLVRDPTLEGVSVVVLDEFHERHVHADVSLALLARLTRERRKDLGLVVMSATLEADPIAAWLDAPIVRSMGRMYDVAIEHLERADDRPLEAQVASAVRRLVREGLDGDVLVFLPGAAEIRRAGEALRPIADAERLLVLPLHGMLTPAEQDRAVRPADRRKVILSTNVAESSVTIDGVVAVIDSGLARVASYAPWSGLPTLKVAKIARASAAQRAGRAGRTRPGRTLRLFTRGDLLARPEHDAPEILRVDLAETVLELCASGVGPIEELPFLDPPPRAAVTAAEELLRRLGAIDEARRVTPLGRRMLRFPAHPRQARLIVEAEARGVAEEGCVLAALLGEREVSVSGASHRRGGGRVEEHRSDLLHALDQLEMAELEGHAPDRLRALGLDPTRVFAVDRAAKQLARLVDRRKAPRPASAPDHERALLLATLAGYPDRVGRVRRPETATGRSGREIVFATGGSAVLAESSVLGAEEYVVAVDVEERTEGTKGRVVVRAASAVEADWLLDVFTDAITDSTDVRWNAAQERVEVTRRLAYESLVLEEARVAATDPASIQRIGQALAEAACARGYRTFIRGDGLDTWLARVAFVRTHCPEAGLPMFDEAAIVETLRALCVGRQSFAELRQADLGAALGERLTPEQARRVAEWAPETMQLPGGRRLRLEYGPDGTVSAASRLQDFFGLAEGPRVARGRVPVVLHLCAPNQRPVQVTTDLAGFWERHYPAIARELRRRYPKHAWPDDPRHATPPLPKGMRPS; encoded by the coding sequence ATGACGTTACCGATCGAGCCGTCGCTCCCCGAGATCTGCACAGCCATCGCCGAGCGACGCCGGCTCGTCCTGGAGGCGCCGCCGGGCGCGGGCAAGACGACCCGCGTGCCGCGCGCGCTCTTCGAGGCCGGGCTCGCGGGTTCGGGGGAGATCTTGGTGCTCGAACCGAGGCGCCTCGCCGCGCGGATGGCGGCGAGGCGCGTGGCCGAGGAGATGGGCCAGAAGCTCGGCGAGACCGTCGGCTGCACGATGCGCTTCGAGGATGTGTCGAGCCCCGCGACGCGCATCCGCTTCGTCACCGAGGGCGTGCTCACGCGCAGGCTCGTGCGAGATCCGACGCTCGAAGGCGTCTCGGTCGTCGTCCTCGACGAGTTCCACGAGCGGCACGTGCACGCGGACGTCTCGCTCGCGCTCCTCGCGCGCCTCACGCGCGAGCGTCGCAAGGATCTCGGGCTCGTGGTCATGTCGGCGACGCTCGAAGCGGATCCGATCGCGGCGTGGCTCGACGCGCCGATCGTACGGTCCATGGGCCGGATGTACGACGTCGCGATCGAGCACCTCGAACGCGCGGACGATCGGCCGCTCGAAGCGCAGGTCGCCTCCGCGGTGCGTCGCCTCGTGCGCGAGGGGCTCGACGGCGACGTGCTCGTGTTCTTGCCGGGCGCCGCGGAGATCCGCCGCGCGGGCGAGGCGCTCCGGCCGATCGCGGACGCCGAGCGCCTGCTCGTCTTGCCGCTGCACGGGATGCTCACGCCGGCCGAGCAGGATCGCGCGGTGCGTCCGGCGGATCGTCGCAAGGTCATCCTCTCGACGAACGTGGCCGAGTCGAGCGTGACGATCGACGGCGTCGTCGCGGTGATCGACAGCGGCCTTGCGCGGGTCGCGTCGTATGCGCCGTGGTCGGGCCTGCCGACGCTCAAGGTCGCGAAGATCGCGCGGGCCTCGGCGGCGCAACGCGCGGGCCGCGCGGGGAGGACACGACCCGGCCGAACGTTGCGTCTCTTCACGCGGGGGGATCTTCTCGCGCGGCCCGAGCACGACGCGCCCGAGATCCTGCGCGTGGATCTCGCCGAGACGGTGCTCGAGCTCTGCGCCTCGGGCGTGGGTCCGATCGAAGAGCTGCCCTTTCTGGATCCGCCGCCCCGCGCCGCCGTCACCGCGGCCGAAGAACTCTTGCGGCGCCTCGGCGCGATCGACGAGGCGCGCCGCGTGACGCCGCTCGGCCGGCGCATGCTCCGGTTCCCGGCGCATCCTCGGCAGGCGCGGCTGATCGTGGAGGCCGAGGCGCGTGGCGTCGCCGAGGAAGGGTGCGTGCTCGCGGCGCTGCTCGGCGAGCGCGAGGTGAGCGTCTCGGGTGCGTCGCACCGACGCGGCGGCGGGCGCGTCGAGGAGCACCGATCGGATCTCTTGCACGCGCTCGATCAACTGGAGATGGCCGAGCTCGAAGGGCATGCGCCGGATCGGCTCCGCGCGCTCGGCCTGGATCCGACACGTGTCTTCGCCGTGGATCGCGCAGCAAAGCAGCTCGCGCGTCTCGTCGATCGTCGCAAGGCCCCGCGGCCCGCAAGCGCGCCCGATCACGAGCGAGCGCTGCTGCTCGCGACGCTCGCGGGGTACCCCGATCGCGTGGGTCGCGTGCGCAGACCCGAGACGGCGACGGGCAGGAGCGGCCGCGAGATCGTGTTTGCCACCGGCGGCTCGGCCGTGCTCGCCGAGTCGAGCGTGCTCGGCGCCGAGGAGTACGTGGTCGCTGTCGACGTCGAGGAACGAACGGAGGGCACGAAGGGCCGCGTCGTCGTGCGCGCGGCGAGCGCCGTCGAAGCCGACTGGCTCCTCGACGTGTTCACCGACGCGATCACCGACAGCACGGATGTCCGCTGGAACGCGGCGCAGGAGCGCGTCGAGGTCACGCGGCGGCTCGCGTACGAGAGCCTCGTGCTGGAGGAGGCACGCGTCGCGGCCACCGATCCTGCGTCGATCCAGCGCATCGGCCAGGCCCTCGCGGAGGCGGCGTGCGCCCGCGGCTATCGCACGTTCATCCGCGGCGACGGCCTCGACACATGGCTCGCGCGGGTCGCGTTCGTCCGCACGCACTGCCCCGAGGCGGGCCTCCCTATGTTCGACGAGGCCGCGATCGTGGAGACGCTGCGCGCGCTCTGCGTGGGCCGGCAGAGCTTTGCGGAGCTGCGGCAGGCCGATCTCGGCGCGGCCCTCGGCGAGCGCCTCACCCCGGAGCAGGCACGGCGCGTGGCCGAGTGGGCGCCCGAGACGATGCAGCTCCCGGGCGGGCGACGGCTGCGGCTCGAATACGGCCCCGACGGCACGGTCTCGGCGGCCTCGCGCCTGCAGGACTTTTTTGGTTTGGCGGAAGGCCCCCGCGTGGCGCGGGGCCGGGTGCCGGTCGTGCTCCACCTCTGCGCGCCGAACCAGCGCCCGGTCCAGGTGACGACCGACCTCGCCGGCTTCTGGGAGCGGCACTACCCGGCCATCGCGCGCGAGCTCCGGCGCCGCTACCCGAAACACGCCTGGCCGGACGATCCCCGGCATGCGACGCCGCCATTACCGAAAGGAATGCGCCCGTCCTGA
- a CDS encoding diacylglycerol/lipid kinase family protein, with protein sequence MGGIGVVLNPRSRQNRRDPAAASRLARTLGDRGVVRTAQTREDLARIAEDFRKLKIDVLGISGGDGTNHITLTGFLEVYSDEPLPPIAFLRGGTMNTVANAVGVPRGKPDGLLSTLIARYNERGKASLRVVERNTMRIDDHYGFIFGTGAIHGYMAEYYRHPEPNPVHAASTLYEASKSVMLGHRTPVAERWEGSVELSGGVRLPMRDYLCIAAGTVDQIGLGFRPFYRSGHVPGRFHILGIHTSALGFVKKLPDIWQARPMGEEHTYDHLAEHAILEARSGVVRYVLDGDLHEHRGPLEMRVGPRVQIVVEHKAGIRPPGGSTFTFPPPWIQPGNS encoded by the coding sequence ATGGGTGGCATTGGCGTCGTTCTGAATCCGCGCTCCCGACAGAACCGCCGCGACCCGGCCGCGGCCTCGCGGCTGGCGCGGACCCTCGGCGATCGAGGCGTCGTCCGCACCGCGCAGACGAGGGAGGATCTCGCGCGAATCGCGGAGGATTTCCGGAAACTCAAGATCGACGTGCTCGGCATCTCCGGCGGAGACGGCACGAATCACATCACCCTGACCGGATTCCTCGAGGTCTACAGCGACGAGCCGCTCCCGCCGATCGCGTTCCTGCGCGGCGGAACGATGAACACGGTGGCGAACGCCGTGGGCGTGCCCCGCGGCAAGCCCGACGGCCTGCTCTCGACGCTGATCGCCCGCTACAACGAGCGTGGAAAAGCCTCGCTTCGGGTGGTCGAACGCAACACGATGCGAATCGACGACCATTACGGGTTCATTTTCGGTACCGGCGCGATCCACGGATACATGGCCGAGTACTACCGGCACCCCGAGCCGAACCCGGTCCACGCCGCGTCCACGCTTTACGAGGCCAGCAAGAGCGTCATGCTCGGGCACCGGACGCCGGTCGCCGAGCGCTGGGAAGGCTCGGTGGAGCTCTCCGGCGGCGTGCGTTTGCCCATGCGGGACTACCTCTGCATCGCGGCGGGCACGGTCGATCAGATTGGCCTCGGTTTCCGGCCTTTCTATCGCTCGGGGCACGTCCCCGGCCGCTTCCACATCCTCGGCATCCACACGAGCGCGCTCGGGTTCGTCAAAAAGCTCCCGGACATCTGGCAGGCGCGCCCGATGGGCGAGGAGCACACCTACGACCACCTCGCCGAGCACGCGATCCTGGAGGCTCGCTCGGGCGTGGTGCGGTACGTGCTCGACGGGGATCTCCACGAGCATCGCGGGCCGCTCGAGATGCGCGTGGGGCCGCGCGTGCAGATCGTCGTGGAGCACAAGGCGGGCATCCGGCCGCCGGGCGGGAGCACGTTCACGTTTCCCCCGCCCTGGATTCAGCCCGGCAATTCTTGA
- a CDS encoding RNA methyltransferase — MTKVALALVHHPVLDRAGEIVTTAITNLDLHDMARSARTFGVLELHVVHPVAAQRLLAERIRDHWVHGSGKKRIPDRADALDVLRIVPSLEDVYTSLAPGVGRAGIELWTTAASAKRGPVTNYPDARARLSQTDKPVLITFGTGWGLAGELVASADVRLAPIHAAKDTGYNHLSVRAACAIVLDRLFG; from the coding sequence GTGACGAAGGTCGCGCTCGCGCTGGTTCACCACCCCGTGCTCGATCGCGCCGGGGAGATCGTGACGACCGCGATCACGAACCTGGACCTCCACGACATGGCGCGGAGCGCGCGCACGTTCGGTGTGCTCGAGCTTCACGTCGTGCATCCGGTCGCGGCGCAGCGGCTGCTCGCCGAGCGCATCCGTGATCACTGGGTCCACGGCTCGGGCAAGAAGCGCATCCCGGATCGCGCGGACGCGCTCGACGTCCTGCGGATCGTGCCGAGCCTGGAGGACGTTTACACGTCGCTCGCGCCGGGCGTGGGGCGCGCGGGGATCGAGCTCTGGACGACGGCGGCGTCGGCGAAGCGCGGCCCCGTGACGAACTACCCCGACGCGCGTGCGCGCCTCTCGCAAACGGACAAACCCGTGCTCATCACGTTCGGGACGGGGTGGGGCCTCGCGGGTGAGCTCGTCGCGTCGGCCGACGTTCGCCTCGCGCCGATCCATGCGGCGAAGGACACGGGCTACAATCACCTGAGCGTGCGCGCGGCGTGCGCGATCGTGCTCGATCGGCTGTTCGGGTAG
- the rpmB gene encoding 50S ribosomal protein L28 translates to MAKSDITGKRKLLAQNVSHSNIKTKRWQNVNIQTRRLWVPELKRYVTLNLTTRDIRTIDKVGVVAYAKRYGVAL, encoded by the coding sequence ATGGCGAAGAGCGACATCACTGGGAAACGGAAGCTTCTGGCGCAGAACGTCTCCCACTCGAACATCAAGACCAAGCGCTGGCAGAACGTGAACATCCAGACCCGCAGGCTCTGGGTTCCGGAGCTCAAGCGCTACGTCACGCTGAACCTCACGACGCGCGACATCCGCACCATCGACAAGGTGGGCGTCGTCGCGTACGCGAAGCGGTACGGCGTCGCGCTCTAG
- a CDS encoding lysophospholipid acyltransferase family protein yields the protein MGIGDDLGKLLDDLRRHDSVLWRRALDAGVTHGPRPFVRYAPPLIGLAFGIGLGRQRRAVRKNLRRALGPRNVLVENVDVARVFASFASCLTEAFLVGRDRPERLVGLCASDENYVRAASAGRGVIIATAHTGGWQAAGPILRSVHTADVVVVMAHERDERAEALTDDARDKAGVRIVHVGTSPLDALPLLSHLRRGGVVAVQIDRLPKGMRGREVTLFDEPFVVPEGPLSLAALSGAPIVPVFTRRLGYMRYEVRSCPSISLPRRPSEDELSLAARRIASAMESFLRENPTQWFHFE from the coding sequence GTGGGGATCGGAGACGACCTCGGCAAGCTGCTCGACGATCTGCGCCGGCACGACTCGGTGCTCTGGCGCCGCGCGCTCGACGCAGGCGTGACACACGGCCCGCGCCCCTTCGTGCGGTACGCGCCGCCGCTCATCGGCCTCGCCTTCGGGATCGGTCTCGGGCGACAGCGGCGCGCGGTCCGGAAGAACCTAAGGCGCGCGCTCGGGCCGCGGAACGTGCTCGTCGAGAACGTCGACGTCGCGCGGGTCTTCGCGAGCTTCGCGAGCTGCTTGACGGAGGCGTTCCTCGTGGGGCGCGATCGACCCGAGCGCCTCGTCGGGCTTTGCGCGTCGGACGAGAACTACGTGCGCGCGGCGAGCGCAGGGCGCGGCGTGATCATCGCGACGGCGCACACGGGCGGCTGGCAAGCCGCGGGCCCGATCCTGCGCAGCGTGCATACGGCCGACGTCGTCGTCGTGATGGCGCACGAGCGCGATGAGCGCGCCGAGGCGCTGACGGACGACGCGCGCGACAAGGCCGGTGTGCGGATCGTACACGTGGGGACGAGCCCGCTCGACGCGTTGCCTTTGCTCTCGCATCTCCGGCGCGGCGGTGTCGTGGCGGTCCAGATCGACAGGCTCCCGAAGGGCATGCGTGGGCGAGAGGTCACGCTCTTCGACGAGCCTTTCGTCGTCCCTGAGGGCCCGCTCTCGCTCGCCGCCTTGAGCGGGGCGCCGATCGTGCCCGTCTTCACGCGGCGGCTGGGTTACATGCGCTACGAGGTGCGGAGCTGTCCGTCGATCTCGCTGCCGCGCCGGCCCAGCGAGGACGAGCTCTCCCTCGCCGCGCGCCGCATCGCCTCCGCGATGGAAAGCTTTTTGCGCGAGAACCCCACGCAGTGGTTCCACTTCGAGTAA
- a CDS encoding MFS transporter, translating into MSVVERASARAEVASPGSSLEEVYTPSKSTPPDEPRREAEDKAAESPLRAAPWVATTYFGEGLPYSIVHQVSAELFTAFGASLQAIGYTALYGFAWNAKFLWSPLVDMYGKKRGWVVATQIALGLAVLALAMPADRGDLPVVAWGLIVVSVLAATQDIAVDGFYLDALPEKRQAGFSGLRVAAFRVAMLVAKGGLVVLAGIAGGWRYAFFAAAAMMLLLGVGHALFLPRPVAPARAEVEARAVRKADASYVQAFVTFLRQPRVGLVLAFILTFRAGDALMFAMHTPFLKDLGLDLAQRGFVSGTWGTVSSIAGSILGGMVVSRLGLERTLKPIAILQSAAIPLYAWLAWTRPGIVAITAVVLVEQFVAYAGSAAFMVFIMRRCQGAYRASHFAIGTALMSLATTLAGSVSGHLAKSVGFTTFFLLAFAASIPGVLLSMFVPTNRADEAPAS; encoded by the coding sequence GTGTCCGTCGTCGAACGAGCGTCCGCCCGCGCGGAGGTGGCCTCTCCGGGGTCTTCTCTCGAAGAGGTCTACACGCCTTCGAAGAGCACGCCGCCGGACGAACCGCGGCGCGAGGCCGAGGACAAGGCCGCGGAGAGCCCGCTGCGGGCGGCGCCGTGGGTCGCCACGACGTACTTCGGCGAGGGGCTGCCGTACTCGATCGTGCATCAGGTGAGCGCGGAGCTCTTCACGGCGTTCGGCGCGAGCCTGCAGGCGATCGGGTACACGGCGCTGTACGGCTTCGCGTGGAACGCGAAGTTCCTCTGGAGCCCGCTCGTCGACATGTACGGCAAGAAGCGGGGCTGGGTCGTCGCGACCCAGATCGCGCTCGGGCTCGCGGTGCTCGCGCTCGCGATGCCGGCCGATCGCGGGGATCTGCCCGTGGTGGCGTGGGGGCTCATCGTGGTGTCGGTGCTCGCCGCGACACAGGACATCGCGGTGGACGGCTTCTACCTCGACGCGCTGCCGGAGAAGCGGCAGGCGGGGTTCTCGGGGCTGCGCGTCGCCGCGTTCCGGGTCGCGATGCTGGTCGCGAAGGGCGGGCTCGTGGTGCTCGCGGGGATCGCAGGCGGTTGGCGGTACGCGTTCTTCGCGGCGGCCGCGATGATGCTCCTCCTCGGCGTGGGGCATGCGCTGTTCTTGCCGCGTCCCGTGGCCCCCGCGCGAGCCGAGGTCGAGGCGCGCGCCGTCCGGAAGGCCGACGCCTCGTACGTGCAAGCGTTCGTCACGTTCCTGCGTCAGCCCAGGGTCGGGCTCGTGCTCGCGTTCATCCTGACGTTCCGCGCGGGCGACGCGCTCATGTTCGCGATGCACACGCCCTTCCTGAAGGATCTCGGCCTGGACCTCGCGCAGCGCGGGTTCGTGAGCGGCACGTGGGGCACGGTCTCCTCGATCGCGGGCTCGATCCTCGGCGGGATGGTGGTCTCGCGGCTCGGGCTCGAGCGGACGCTCAAGCCGATCGCGATCCTGCAGAGCGCGGCGATCCCGCTCTACGCGTGGCTCGCCTGGACGCGGCCGGGGATCGTGGCGATCACGGCCGTGGTGCTCGTCGAGCAGTTCGTGGCCTACGCGGGATCGGCCGCGTTCATGGTCTTCATCATGCGGCGCTGCCAGGGCGCCTACCGCGCGTCGCACTTCGCGATCGGCACCGCGCTCATGTCGCTGGCCACGACGCTCGCAGGCTCGGTGAGCGGGCACCTCGCGAAGAGCGTCGGCTTCACGACGTTCTTCCTGCTCGCGTTCGCGGCCTCGATCCCGGGCGTGCTTCTGTCGATGTTCGTACCGACGAATCGCGCGGACGAGGCGCCGGCAAGCTAA
- the queG gene encoding tRNA epoxyqueuosine(34) reductase QueG yields the protein MSASDVDQRVRERAFELGFDVVGVARADEPLDVEHGRYRAFIEAGMHGTMRYLEEHVEERRRLDTEAILPGARSVVCVGRRYARSAEAESHDPEVARGIARYARGQDYHLFLRKKLRRLADFIRGLGPGIDARPLCDIEPLMERAWAARAGLGFVGKNGLVIVPGQGSFVMLGEVVTTLVLTPGVPMHERCGACTRCLDACPTGAFPKPFVLDARRCISYLTIEQYEAPPEELRAAIGEHLFGCDVCQEVCPYNRTAPPPEARTQQFQPLPRWSEMRLSDLASIEEEAFPETIQGTPLRRARRGGLARNAAIVAANRLARDPEGPSAEDDVRTLEQAAAHDDAAAREVGVWGLLRIGKTVSREPGSSGHDEDIVDPDAPPFAPRR from the coding sequence ATGTCCGCGAGCGACGTCGATCAGCGGGTCCGGGAGCGCGCGTTCGAACTCGGCTTCGACGTGGTGGGCGTGGCGCGCGCCGACGAGCCGCTCGACGTCGAGCACGGTCGCTACCGCGCGTTCATCGAGGCCGGGATGCACGGCACGATGCGGTACCTCGAGGAGCACGTCGAGGAGCGGCGGAGGCTCGACACGGAGGCGATCCTCCCGGGCGCGCGGAGCGTCGTGTGCGTGGGTCGCCGGTACGCCCGCTCGGCCGAGGCCGAGTCGCACGATCCCGAGGTCGCGCGCGGGATCGCCCGTTACGCGCGCGGGCAGGACTATCACCTCTTTCTTCGCAAGAAGCTGCGCCGGCTCGCCGACTTCATCCGCGGCCTCGGGCCTGGCATCGACGCGCGACCGCTCTGCGACATCGAGCCGCTGATGGAGCGCGCGTGGGCGGCGCGCGCCGGGCTCGGGTTCGTGGGGAAAAACGGACTCGTGATCGTCCCGGGGCAGGGGAGCTTCGTCATGCTCGGCGAGGTCGTCACGACACTCGTGCTCACGCCGGGCGTGCCGATGCACGAGCGCTGCGGAGCGTGCACGCGTTGCCTCGATGCCTGCCCGACGGGCGCGTTCCCCAAGCCGTTCGTGCTCGATGCGCGGCGGTGCATCTCGTACCTCACGATCGAGCAGTACGAGGCGCCGCCCGAGGAGCTGCGCGCGGCGATCGGCGAGCACCTCTTCGGTTGCGACGTCTGCCAGGAGGTTTGTCCTTACAACCGGACCGCGCCGCCGCCCGAGGCGCGCACGCAGCAGTTCCAGCCGCTGCCGCGCTGGTCCGAGATGCGGCTCTCGGATCTCGCGTCGATCGAGGAGGAAGCGTTTCCCGAAACGATCCAGGGGACGCCGCTGCGGCGTGCGCGGCGCGGAGGGCTCGCGCGGAACGCGGCGATCGTCGCGGCGAACCGACTTGCGCGAGATCCCGAGGGGCCGAGCGCCGAGGACGACGTGCGGACGCTGGAGCAGGCCGCGGCGCACGACGACGCGGCGGCGCGCGAGGTCGGGGTGTGGGGGCTTTTGCGGATCGGGAAGACGGTCTCCCGGGAGCCTGGATCCAGCGGCCATGACGAGGACATCGTCGATCCCGACGCGCCGCCCTTTGCGCCGCGCCGTTGA
- a CDS encoding DUF72 domain-containing protein: MARLHVGLHALQGDIKKYKEQLDLVEIRPVDMSLPGAPGLRKWRKSVPPAFVFSVVLPRVVAELAPGKELDDALATSIEVATTLEARCIVLSTSTEIRPTAANRKRIAALFARIPGEGTLRFWEPRGMWEREDVIDTARAAGVLPVFDAARDDLPRGSVVYTRLRSLGAQTMLSAAALDRVARRLGERRDIFLVVEGTRGAAIRAKSTLVAALARSSRAPEAGSIVAPVAPIVRPLIAEDEEQ, translated from the coding sequence ATGGCAAGACTCCACGTGGGCCTGCACGCCCTTCAGGGCGACATCAAGAAGTACAAGGAACAGCTCGATCTGGTGGAGATCCGCCCGGTCGACATGTCGCTGCCCGGCGCGCCCGGCCTGCGAAAGTGGCGGAAATCGGTGCCGCCCGCGTTCGTGTTCAGCGTGGTCTTGCCGCGCGTCGTGGCCGAGCTCGCCCCCGGCAAGGAGCTCGATGACGCGCTCGCCACCTCGATCGAGGTCGCGACGACGCTCGAAGCGCGGTGCATCGTGCTCTCGACGTCGACCGAGATCCGGCCGACCGCGGCGAACCGCAAGCGCATCGCCGCGCTCTTCGCGCGGATCCCGGGCGAAGGCACGCTCCGCTTCTGGGAGCCGCGTGGCATGTGGGAGCGTGAAGACGTGATCGACACGGCGCGGGCCGCGGGCGTGCTGCCCGTCTTCGACGCCGCGCGTGACGATCTGCCGCGCGGGTCCGTGGTCTACACGCGCCTCCGATCGCTCGGCGCGCAGACCATGCTCTCGGCCGCGGCGCTCGATCGTGTGGCGCGCAGGCTCGGCGAGCGTCGGGACATTTTCTTGGTGGTCGAAGGAACCCGCGGCGCCGCGATCCGCGCGAAGAGCACGCTCGTCGCCGCGCTCGCGCGATCGAGCCGCGCGCCGGAGGCGGGATCGATCGTGGCGCCGGTCGCGCCGATCGTGCGTCCGCTCATCGCGGAGGACGAGGAGCAGTGA